CGACCTGGCCCTCGAGAGGGTGATGATGAGGTCCGATGTGGTGGACGATGCGCTGATAAGGGCCCTGAGGAGGTTGAGGAAGGTCAACCCGAGCAGGACGTATGAGAGGATAAGGAAATACCCATACATCCTCAGTAGAGTAATTCCCTGAGCAGTATCGCTTCATCCAGGCTGATCTGCCCCTCAGCGGTAGGTGATCCTAGGTAGGAGTAGACCAGAGGGGAGCCCAGGGCCGCTGAGAGCCTCCTGCTGAAAGCCCCCCTCGATCCCATGCAGAAGGCCACGAGCCTCCCCTCGTGATCCAGCCTCCTGTAGAGGGAGAGGACTCGGTAAGCCTCCAACTCATCCCTGGCTAGGGTCACTACCTTAGCTATGCTCCCCAGCGATAGCAGGTCCTCAGCTATCCTGATGAGCTCCTCCTGACCGGGGGTGCCCTTAGGGTCGTGCCAAGAGAAGATAGCGTTCCTCACATCAACGCCACGGTTCTCGTATTCCACA
This is a stretch of genomic DNA from Candidatus Korarchaeum sp.. It encodes these proteins:
- a CDS encoding type I 3-dehydroquinate dehydratase, with translation MKVVVSVQGTEPLRKSMKRAIMRGADLVELRADLIWEDPPSVEELSPIISGLNDRVIITWRSASHGGRGRPQSKEWLESVSEICGYVDVEYENRGVDVRNAIFSWHDPKGTPGQEELIRIAEDLLSLGSIAKVVTLARDELEAYRVLSLYRRLDHEGRLVAFCMGSRGAFSRRLSAALGSPLVYSYLGSPTAEGQISLDEAILLRELLY